ATGCTGACCTTATTGTACCTCAAGGAGGTAGTAATAAAGTGGCTATTAATATTTTAACAATGTATATTAATAAACACTTGAAATAAATAAATGAACTCAAAAGATTAAAATGCGTATATTCTTAAAGCGTTATTTGCTTTTTTTTATATTAATTCTTTTTTTAGCTATTGCTTGCCACAATCAGCATAGGGAAGTTAAAAAACAGACCTATGATCTTCCGCAAATAAAAGACAGTGGAAAATTAGTAGTGTTAACTTTATATAGCTCCACCTCTTATTTTATATATCGAGGTCAAGAGATGGGACTTCAATATGAATTAAGTGAGCAGTTTGCTAAAAGTCTTGGTCTTAAACTCAAAGTAGAAGTAGCCCGAAGTGTTCCTGAGTTAATACAAAAATTGAAAGACAAAGAAGGAGATTTAATAGCCTACAATCTTCCAGTAACAAAAGAGTTAAAAGACAGTCTTACTTATTGTGGAGAAAAAATTATTACTCATCAAGTTATCGTTCAAAAAAGCAGTTGGAAAAAGAGACCTTTGAAAGACGTCACTCAATTAATAGGAAAAGACATTTATGTTAAACCCGGAAAATATCTTAGACGTTTAGAAAACCTAAACAGAGAACTCGGGGGTGGCATAAAAATTCACCAAGTAAGCAATGATAGCATAACGGTAGAAGACCTCATTACCCAAGTATCTAAGGGGGAGATACCCTATACAGTGTGCGATAATGATCTAGCTCGTTTGAATGCAACTTATTATCCCAACATTAATACCCAATTATCGATTAGCTTTGATCAACGTTCCTCATGGGCTGTCCGTAGAGATTGTCCACTATTAGCTCAAGCGGCTAATGAATGGAACAAAAAAAAACTTGCATCAACAGCCTACAAAGCGAGCATGAAGCGTTATTTTGAAAGAAGTAAAACAATAGTCTACTCTCCTATTCTTTCTTTACGTGAAGGTAAAATATCACACTTTGATAAACTCTTCAAAAAATATGCAAAAAATATTGATTGGGATTGGCGTTTACTGGCTTCTCTTGCCTATACAGAATCTAATTTTGATACAACAGCAGTATCATGGGCAGGAGCCAAAGGATTAATGCAATTAATGCCTGCAACAGGTCGAGCCATGGGAATTCCGGTAGGAAAAGAAGAAAATCCAGAAGAGAGTATTAAAGCTGCCACTAAATATATTACAGCAACCAGTAAAAGACTAAAAATGATTCCCGACAAAAAAGAGCGGGTAAAATTTATTTTAGCATCTTACAATGCAGGATTAGGACACGTCTCAGATGCAATGGCCTTAGCTAAAAAATACGGGAAAAACCCTTATATTTGGAGAAACAATGTAGAAAAATATATATTACTCAAAAGTAACGAACAATATTTTACCGATCCGGTTTGCCATTATGGCTATTTCCGAGGCATTGAAACATACAACTTCGTACGTGATATTATTTCACGTTACGAAGTTTACAAGACAAAAATCAAGAAATGAACTTTCCTAAAATAAATTAAGCTTATTCTTTTGAGCTTCTTCCAAAGAGATAATTTCTCGCTGTACCGGCTTCCCTTTTGCACGTAAAGCCTCATATTCATCAGCCACTTTTTTAACAAATTCATTTTTCAATGAAGGATTAAGTAGTTGCGACGCTACACCAGCATTCTGCGAAGCATCTTTCAAGTACACTACCGGAGCGTGATAGACAGGATCAATTTTTAGTGCCGTATGCAATTTTGAGGTGGTAGCTCCTCCTATCAATAGTGGGAGTTCAAATCCTGCCTTCTCCAGTTCAGAGGCAACATGCACCATTTCCTCCAATGAAGGTGTTATCAGTCCACTAAGCCCAATTATATTCACCTTTTCTTCTATCGCACGTTTAAGAATAATTTCGGAAGGCACCATCACTCCAAGGTCAATAATTTCATAGCCATTACAAGCCATCACAACCCCCACAATATTTTTCCCGATATCATGTACATCTCCCTTTACTGTAGCCAATAAAACTTTACCGGCATTCTGAACATCTCCCGATTTTTCGGATTCAATAACAGGTTGAAGTATAGCTACCGCTTTTTTCATTGTACGAGCTGTTTTCACAACCTGAGGTAAAAACATCTTTCCAGCACCAAACAAATCGCCAACATAATTCATACCTTTCATTAAAGGACCTTCAATAATATCTACCGCTTTATCATATTCTTTTAAAGCTTCAGCCAAATCATCCTCTAAAAAATCTCCAATACCTTTAACCAATGCGTACTTTAATCGCTCTTCTAACGATTCATCACGCCAAGCATCGTGTCGTACCACTTGCGTATTGCTATTTTTAGAGGTTGCTTTCATTTTCTCTGCAAGATCAATCAACAATTCCGAAGCATCCGGACGACGATTCAATACCACATCTTCAATAATCTCAAGTATATCGGCAGGAATATCCGTATAAAGTACCGAGGTTGCCGGATTTACTATTCCCATATCCATTCCTTTTTGAACAGCATAGTATAAAAAGACGGCGTGTATTGCCTCACGAATATAATTATTGCCACGCAGAGAAAAAGAGAGATTACTTACGCCACCACTCACGTGTGCACCCGGTAAGTTTTTACGTATCCATTCCGTAGCTTCCAGAAAATCTACCGCATAATTATTATGTTCTTCAATCCCTGTAGCAACCGTCAATATATTAGGATCGAAGATTATATCATGAGGATTAAAACCTGCTTTGTCAACAAGCAAGCGATAAGCTCGTTCACAAACCTCTATCTTTCGCTGTGCTGTATCTGCCTGCCCCTTTTCATCAAAGGCCATTACTACCACTGCAGCACCATATTGTCTGACAGCATTAGCATGTTCAAGAAAAACGGCTTCTCCTTCTTTCAAAGAAATTGAATTTACCACACATTTACCTTGCAAACATTTCAAGCCTGCTTCGATCACTTCCCATTTAGAAGAATCAATCATTATAGGTACACGAGCAATTTCAGGTTCCGAAGCGATTAAATTAAGAAAAGTCGTCATTTCCTCAACTCCATCAAGCAGTCCCTCATCCATATTCACATCGACAATCAATGCACCATCTTCAACTTGTGTACGAGCAATAGAAAGTGCTTCCTCGTATTTTTTTTCTTGTATTAGCCGAAGAAATTTACGTGACCCGGCAACATTACAACGTTCTCCTATATTAACGAAATTAATTTCAGGTTTCACTTCCAGCAATTCCAAACCTGATATCCACATACAATTCGGCTTTGAAGCTGGGATATGTGGTTTAGCTTCTTGTATCAGCTCATTATATTTAGCAATATATGCATCGGTAGTACCGCAGCATCCGCCAATAATATTAACAAGATTCTCATCAATATATTCCTTCACTTCGGCAGCCATCTCTTCAGGAGTTTGATCATATGCTCCTAAACTATTGGGTAATCCAGCATTTGGATAAGCACTAATATAATATGGAGCACGAGCAGCCATTTGGGCCAAAAAAGGTTTTAGCTGAGTTGCACCAAACGAACAGTTGAGTCCCACAGAAAAGATATTAGCATGCTGAATAGACGCCAAAAAAGCATCTAGTGTTTGTCCGGACAACGTACGTCCTCCTATGTCGGATACCGTTACCGAAATCATAAGAGGAACTTCTCTTCCTACTACTTTCATAGCCTTTTCAGCTGCAAAAATAGCTGCCTTAGCATTCAAAGTATCAAAAATAGTCTCAATCAAAAGTAAATCAACCCCTCCCTCAAGTAACGCTTCAATTTGCTCTTGGTAAGCAGCAGCCAAACCATCATAATTCAATGCACGAAAAGCTGGATTATTCACATCCGGACTCATTGAACAAGTTTTATTAGTAGGGCCTATAGCTCCCGCCACAAAACGTGGTTTTTCAGGGTTGCGAGCTGTGTATTCATCTGCCACTCCTCGAGCCAATTTTACAGCTGCCAAATTCATCTCACGCACATATTCTTGAACATGATAATCAGCCATTGAAATCGTCGTAGAGTTAAATGTATTCGTCTCTATAATATCGGCGCCTGCCTCTAAATACTTTTGATGGATCTCCCTTATCACATTCGGTTTAGTGAGACACAATAAATCGTTATTGCCTTTTAACTGTCCGGAAATATGTTCAAAACGTTCGTTTCGAAAGTCCTCTTCACGAAGATTATATCGCTGGATCATAGTTCCCATAGCCCCATCCAAAATAAGAATGCGCTCAGTCACAAGTTGCTGAATAGTCTTTTTCATTATATATAACTAATATTGAATAAAGGATTAATTTGCTGCCACAAATTAACGATTAAAAACTGTTGTAAAAAGCTTGCGTCCCCACACTACTGCCATAGCGAAAGAAACGCGGGTTCCCATTATCACCCATATATTAATACCTAAAGCGGCAAAAAGCAATGTATCTTCAAGCAATGAATGCGATATAGCCAAATGGTGATTAAGATCATTTGATTCTTTCAGGCTCAACTTCCCTTCTTGAACCATATCTATCATAACTGCACTACCGTAAGCCAATCCAACAACATTACCTACCAACCAGAAAAAAGGAGCCTTATCTGGTAGGCCAAAAAATATCATCAACGGACGTAGCGGGCGAGAAATATATTCTATTAGATTAAATTCAATCAGGATCCTTTGCAAAATCATCAATGCAGTAATAATTAACATAATAATCAATATTAGCATCGTAGAAGACTCTATCCATCCCAACAACAACATCCCAATCGAATCATATTGCTCTTGATGCATAACCATCATAAAAGGGGTATTGTTCACTGGCAATACAGCATTTAAAAACATTGCAACGACAAAAGCCATTCCAATACGTAAAAGAATCATTTTGATAAAAGAGGAACCAGTTTTCTTCATTACAGCACATTCCACGAGCAAACTATGAGCTACTAAACACATCAAAGTTAAGATTGTTGCTTCGCGCATTGTCATAGACAATGAAGTCATCACTGCTATCGTACCATATAGAGGAAGGAAAATACTAGTAATAAAAACAATAGCCGTAGCTCCCGGCAAACCTATAAAATTAAAAAGAGGATGTAAATAATCAGCTAATATGGTAATGATACCATAATATTGCATTAAACGAACAACCAAAGAAACCGGAAGTACTATTTTTAGCAGCCAAACACTAATATGCATCGCTTTGGGCAATGCTTGTTTTACGCATGAACCCAAGCCTCCAAAAAAAATCTTCATTTTCAACGCTTAAACATCCGATCCATCTCCCTACGATCATCCTTTTCTCGTAATGAATCTCGTTTATCATACTCTTTCTTACCTCGGGCTAATGCAATTACCACTTTGGCAAGTCCTTTTTCATTAATAAACATACGTATAGGAACAATAGTA
This is a stretch of genomic DNA from uncultured Bacteroides sp.. It encodes these proteins:
- a CDS encoding transglycosylase SLT domain-containing protein encodes the protein MRIFLKRYLLFFILILFLAIACHNQHREVKKQTYDLPQIKDSGKLVVLTLYSSTSYFIYRGQEMGLQYELSEQFAKSLGLKLKVEVARSVPELIQKLKDKEGDLIAYNLPVTKELKDSLTYCGEKIITHQVIVQKSSWKKRPLKDVTQLIGKDIYVKPGKYLRRLENLNRELGGGIKIHQVSNDSITVEDLITQVSKGEIPYTVCDNDLARLNATYYPNINTQLSISFDQRSSWAVRRDCPLLAQAANEWNKKKLASTAYKASMKRYFERSKTIVYSPILSLREGKISHFDKLFKKYAKNIDWDWRLLASLAYTESNFDTTAVSWAGAKGLMQLMPATGRAMGIPVGKEENPEESIKAATKYITATSKRLKMIPDKKERVKFILASYNAGLGHVSDAMALAKKYGKNPYIWRNNVEKYILLKSNEQYFTDPVCHYGYFRGIETYNFVRDIISRYEVYKTKIKK
- the metH gene encoding methionine synthase, which gives rise to MKKTIQQLVTERILILDGAMGTMIQRYNLREEDFRNERFEHISGQLKGNNDLLCLTKPNVIREIHQKYLEAGADIIETNTFNSTTISMADYHVQEYVREMNLAAVKLARGVADEYTARNPEKPRFVAGAIGPTNKTCSMSPDVNNPAFRALNYDGLAAAYQEQIEALLEGGVDLLLIETIFDTLNAKAAIFAAEKAMKVVGREVPLMISVTVSDIGGRTLSGQTLDAFLASIQHANIFSVGLNCSFGATQLKPFLAQMAARAPYYISAYPNAGLPNSLGAYDQTPEEMAAEVKEYIDENLVNIIGGCCGTTDAYIAKYNELIQEAKPHIPASKPNCMWISGLELLEVKPEINFVNIGERCNVAGSRKFLRLIQEKKYEEALSIARTQVEDGALIVDVNMDEGLLDGVEEMTTFLNLIASEPEIARVPIMIDSSKWEVIEAGLKCLQGKCVVNSISLKEGEAVFLEHANAVRQYGAAVVVMAFDEKGQADTAQRKIEVCERAYRLLVDKAGFNPHDIIFDPNILTVATGIEEHNNYAVDFLEATEWIRKNLPGAHVSGGVSNLSFSLRGNNYIREAIHAVFLYYAVQKGMDMGIVNPATSVLYTDIPADILEIIEDVVLNRRPDASELLIDLAEKMKATSKNSNTQVVRHDAWRDESLEERLKYALVKGIGDFLEDDLAEALKEYDKAVDIIEGPLMKGMNYVGDLFGAGKMFLPQVVKTARTMKKAVAILQPVIESEKSGDVQNAGKVLLATVKGDVHDIGKNIVGVVMACNGYEIIDLGVMVPSEIILKRAIEEKVNIIGLSGLITPSLEEMVHVASELEKAGFELPLLIGGATTSKLHTALKIDPVYHAPVVYLKDASQNAGVASQLLNPSLKNEFVKKVADEYEALRAKGKPVQREIISLEEAQKNKLNLF
- a CDS encoding nucleoside recognition protein → MKIFFGGLGSCVKQALPKAMHISVWLLKIVLPVSLVVRLMQYYGIITILADYLHPLFNFIGLPGATAIVFITSIFLPLYGTIAVMTSLSMTMREATILTLMCLVAHSLLVECAVMKKTGSSFIKMILLRIGMAFVVAMFLNAVLPVNNTPFMMVMHQEQYDSIGMLLLGWIESSTMLILIIMLIITALMILQRILIEFNLIEYISRPLRPLMIFFGLPDKAPFFWLVGNVVGLAYGSAVMIDMVQEGKLSLKESNDLNHHLAISHSLLEDTLLFAALGINIWVIMGTRVSFAMAVVWGRKLFTTVFNR